CAACGTGTAACAGTAATTGTCGCACTTCCGCTTCAGTGAAatgctttttctctttttccatGTTTATAATCGCGTCTGCCAAACTGCCAccattacaatattcattctgaatgaTCATGTGATTGTCCTCAGCCCATGCAGAATAGTATCTTACAACATGCTGATGTTTACCGAGTACAGCatgcgcatacacttcatttaACGCGTTTTTTTCATTAATACTTCCAGCGACAGGTTTAATGCTTTTCTTAATGGCATATGTACATCCGTCCAACCGGTTAATACACTTATATACTGATCCAAATTCACCAGTTCCTATTAAACCGAGTTCATGAAACTCTTGATGATATCGTGGGATATTAGAGTCTTGCAACGCTACACGTTTTGTAGCCTGTTCTATTTCGTTGTCAGAATCTTCGGAATCGGCGAGCTCGAACTTTGGGATTTGTATGTCCGGAGAACTGGTAACAAAAAGAAATATAGTTAAGTAGAATGGTTTCTTTTTGCAGAGCACAGACCAATCAGTTTACACAGTTATACTTACCCATTGAGACTACGTTTGGATCTAGTACGCTTTCTTGCAGTTAATAACATTCCATTTGGTGTGAAGGGATTCACATTGGCAGCAGGCTTATCAGATTTGTGTTGATAGTTGCAAGGTCTAGGTTTATCTAATGTAAATAACCTAGTACATTTTGAAGGAAATGGTGTATGCATGGCACTCTTTTCCATTAGAGTCTTTGGGGTGGTAGGTGAGTCAAAAAGACGTAAAGCTCTAACTCGTTTGTAAGGTGGACTGCATGCCATTGATATTTTCTGAGAACATGTATTTTCACGAGGTGGAATCCTAATTCTCGATGTACCTGCAATGCACATTATTGTAAAGCATATATCGTATCCTACAGATTTTAAATATCTTGTGTATCCAAACCACATACCCAAAAAGATTTTTACAATGCAAATGTTGCATTCTTTcctttaaataaatatatattttttatttttgtgtcatattttttaaaatgtttgatattttttcttttctttctttcttgtctttttttttttttttttttttttttttatatatatatatattttttttttcttttattatttgaaGTTATTCCTCTTTTTTTAAAATAAGtttccattttttttaaattaacaaAATCAATGTATTGCTATATTATAGCAATACAAAGAAGGTACAATTTATGTATATTATACatgtaattacatttttttttaattattttacaaaaaaaggacaaagtatatattctttttacatattttttataCAAGAAAGTATTTTTCCATATATATACATTGTATACTTTCATGATAGTAACAAGTAACATTTTTacataaaattttaatataaaacaatatataaaaatatatatgtataaatactatatttttTGGAGGAAATATTCCTCTTTACAATTATACTTAAGAATTAAACATGCAGATATAGacacatatacatgtatatctTAAATATTCTTATCTAGCATAATAAAAACATCTCTGACAATAGtaattttttaatcatttttttaACTTTTTTATTATATACATGAATGCATGATGGAAAACAATTGTCTAACATAAATATCAATTTTATCCACGCCATGCATAATTTAATTGTTGCTTTGAACAtcttaaaattaaataattttttacaaataaatgtaattaaaCATTAAAGAATGCAATCTGACACACTCAAATAGAAAATGcacaaataaatataataagtaTTTTGTCAGGGATTTTCTTAAACAAAGAATTCCAGTTTATCTCATACATTGATAAAAAATTGCATACAAACAGCCTCCAAAAAATGATAAGCATAATAAGCAGAAAGAATGGTGCTAGAAAATTTTGCTATTTAAAAACACAAAAGCACGCAAAATACAATATACTTAAGAAGCAGTAAGCAGTTTCAAAACAAACTTATAACTATTCACATAACACTGTGTATGGAAGAAAAATATATGACAGTTGAGAGTACCTTTAAAAAGCAAGTTGCACTCAGGTTATCGTGTATAAAAACAGCTTGCAAAAGTGTACAAAATCACGAAATTATACTAACCTGTCACGTTGCTGATCGGAGTCTTATTGTTATTAATTGGCACAGATTGATTACTTTCACTGTCACTACAGTTCATCGTGTTGCTAAATGATAATTTCCTTGGTTGAAGTGGTGGTGAACATCCAAGGTCCTCTCCTGAAGAATCTAAAATATCGTCAACATCACAACCGGAGCTATTCGTACGACAGCTGATGTTCAGCTCCTCGTCCTGAATGTCGCATGCGTTGAAATGCAACTTTTGCACGACTTCCATGTCTTCAAACTGTCACCATAAGTTTCCTCGCATGCAACTGTCTCGTATACACTGTCTACGCTAAACTGGAATAAATACTAATTACTAAATATAGTCAATTACGTTTGAACACGTTCATTCAAACAATCGCTCGTACCACGCTACGTTCGTTATGGCGGGTGGCCCGATGTTGCTTGGGAAATTAGGGGCGACCAATCAGAGCCTTCCTTGAGAACGAGAGGCTATTGAATTCGATGTAACGCGTCCTCTTATTGGCTACGGTTATTCACAATGGTAGTATAAAGTAACGCCATCTGCACACACATTCGAGGGTGAAACCATTCTCAGtaaaattctaaaaattttATATCGCACTTTATTCGTTGAGAGTATTGCACGAAATCGAAGGATGCTTTTATAATAGACGACGTACTCCCATCGAATAATGCATAAAAACAACTTTCGCCCCACGCCAACGATCTCGCATAACATTTAAATCTTCTCTACTCCCCTTGTGACAAATGAATTCACATGCTATAGCGTTATTAACAAATTAAATTAGTAATACGTAAATACACGTTGCGTGTTACAAACTTGCGAGTGTGCGATGCGTAAAATTAAATCGAATAAAAGATTTCATAGAATTACGAACTACAAATCGTGCCAAGTTAATTGAATATagttaaatataaaatttgtttaaacAATGTAGACGCACTGTTTGTTAATCTCAAAGGCGTAAAGCACGTTTGTACAGTTTCGCTTCTCTTTCCAGCCGAAAATATCGAGAAATCAGGGCACGGCGATACATAGTCTCTGATTTCCAGAATGGGAGGAAGAAAGTGAAATGTTCAAGTTAAAAGGAAAATTTAGTAAAAAAGAATATTACATGCAAAAAAGAAGTGTACCAGTACAAGATGTGAGAGAACAGAGATTTTCTTAAGCCTGTTAGGCGAAAGCATTGAAAACTCACGTAAGAAAGGGAAAATCTTTCGCGTCCTTTACCTTACTCAGACAAAGAGCCCTTTTCGTGAAAGAAGTTTTACGGAGGCAGTAAAAGAATTTTTATCGAGCAGCTGCAACCTGTAGCGTTTGTATGCGCGAACGCTGGCTTGTGTCGCTGTAGTGGTGTCAGTGGTAGGGGTAACATAGTAGTTCGATGTGCGATATGATGGGAATTTTACTGCCTACGACGGGTCCCTTCTAAAAACGAGGCTGCAGACGCCTCGCGGTGGGGATGCGAGGCTTCGCATAAAAAACTAAAACAGAGAAGATAGTTGTCGTTTCTTTGTCACGTGTATTCGTTTCTGAGAAAGGTCCGAGCATCGAAAACAAAAGGAGAATGGCAGCCGTAGAAATCGATATTGCGGGCGATATGCAGATACCGCAACAAGATAAAAAATCTGGCTCTGGGTAATCTTTCAGCGCATTCAAGGATATAATAATCGTAAACAGAATGTTAAACGCTTGTTACCTAACCTACAACGAAGACAGTGACAGTGACATCTTGTTGTTTGGTTAATTGAAGTTATGATATtttcgaataatttttttataataacaCCTCGGACAAGTTTGTGCTGGATAGTTTTATTTACTGATAGCATAGttcattatttattattagattTTCAATGGCTTTTTATATCAATGAGGTGTTAGTAATTCATGAAACTAATACATTTTTCCTATTCAGGCTCGAATTCCTACAGATACCAGAATTGCCACTCAGTAACATAGGATATCCGCAAGCCCATCAATGGATTGAACACAGAAAAGCTAATATAAGGCCATGGTCTTTGTTTCTTAATACAAATAATATGAAGGCATCGCCTAGTTTACCAAGATTGAGTAAAAGACTTATGAAAAACATTGAATATTTCCAGAGCAATTATGTATTTGTATTTATTGGCGTAGTTATATATTGCTTGTAAGATTTTACTATATGAAGCTTATTACTTTCCTTAAATATAATGCATTTATCATTTAAAAGAAATTATACAAAATTA
The sequence above is a segment of the Xylocopa sonorina isolate GNS202 chromosome 7, iyXylSono1_principal, whole genome shotgun sequence genome. Coding sequences within it:
- the LOC143425039 gene encoding wee1-like protein kinase isoform X1; amino-acid sequence: MEVVQKLHFNACDIQDEELNISCRTNSSGCDVDDILDSSGEDLGCSPPLQPRKLSFSNTMNCSDSESNQSVPINNNKTPISNVTGTSRIRIPPRENTCSQKISMACSPPYKRVRALRLFDSPTTPKTLMEKSAMHTPFPSKCTRLFTLDKPRPCNYQHKSDKPAANVNPFTPNGMLLTARKRTRSKRSLNGSPDIQIPKFELADSEDSDNEIEQATKRVALQDSNIPRYHQEFHELGLIGTGEFGSVYKCINRLDGCTYAIKKSIKPVAGSINEKNALNEVYAHAVLGKHQHVVRYYSAWAEDNHMIIQNEYCNGGSLADAIINMEKEKKHFTEAEVRQLLLHVAEGLRYIHSMQLVHMDIKPGNIFISKEKRLLAVNYDSADDGFDEEETVEEEITYKIGDLGHVTSVNNPQVEEGDCRYLPTEILREDFSHLSKADIFALGLTVYEAGGGGPLPKNGPEWHDIRNGNLKELPHYSRDLNDLLKLMIHPNPEMRPSAVCLIQHRVLCPFGNKTKAQLRRELNAEKLKNEILSKQLQEAAKCLKTIAPNVAAINNTMNSGGYKLRPTPTRTSSRVVGKKVNRSNSTTNF
- the LOC143425040 gene encoding prenylated Rab acceptor protein 1-like, with amino-acid sequence MAAVEIDIAGDMQIPQQDKKSGSGLEFLQIPELPLSNIGYPQAHQWIEHRKANIRPWSLFLNTNNMKASPSLPRLSKRLMKNIEYFQSNYVFVFIGVVIYCLITSPLLLLAVVASLGTCYKVSQHHAKQELMIFNHKLTLPQIYMLVCVCSLPIFYLVGAGVALFWILGLSTSLITLHAAFYNIDSVLCPGEDELNALVMQEV